The following proteins are encoded in a genomic region of Gossypium hirsutum isolate 1008001.06 chromosome D05, Gossypium_hirsutum_v2.1, whole genome shotgun sequence:
- the LOC107907123 gene encoding mitogen-activated protein kinase kinase 2, protein MKKGKGIVNPNLKLSLPLPAEISFAKFLTESGTFKDGDLLVNKDGVRIVSESESEAPPPIKPSEIDADDQLNLDDIDAIKVIGKGNGGIVQLVQHKWTGQFFALKIIQMNIEESARKQIAKELKINQSSQCPYVVVCYQSFYKNGAISIILEYMDGGSLADFLRKVKSIPEPYLAAICKQVLKGLMYLHHEKHIIHRDLKPSNLLINHRGEVKITDFGVSAIMTSTSGQANTFVGTYNYMSPERIIGDNYGSKSDIWSLGLVLLECATGHFPYSPPDQAEGWTNFYELMEQIVEQPPPFAPSDRFSSEFCSFISACVKKDPNERKSAHELLGLPFLNMYCDVDLESYFKSAGSPLATLELV, encoded by the exons ATGAAGAAGGGAAAGGGAATTGTAAACCCTAATTTGAAGCTCTCTCTTCCTCTTCCAGCCGAGATCTCCTTCGCCAAATTTCT AACCGAGAGCGGTACATTCAAAGACGGCGATCTCCTCGTTAACAAGGATGGAGTTCGAATTGTATCTGAATCCGAATCTGAAGCT CCTCCGCCTATTAAGCCATCAGAAATTGACGCGGACGACCAGTTGAATTTAGATGATATAGATGCCATTAAAGTTATCGGCAAGGGTAATGGTGGAATTGTGCAATTGGTCCAACACAAATGGACTGGCCAATTTTTTGCATTGAAG ATTATTCAAATGAATATTGAAGAGTCAGCTCGCAAGCAGATTGCAAAGGAATTGAAAATAAATCAGTCATCTCAGTGTCCATATGTTGTTGTTTGTTATCAGTCTTTTTATAAAAATGGTGCCATTTCAATTATCTTGGAGTACATGGATGGTGGATCCCTAGCAGATTTTCTGAGAAAGGTTAAATCCATTCCCGAGCCCTATCTTGCTGCAATATGTAAGCAG GTGCTAAAGGGTTTGATGTATCTTCATCATGAAAAGCATATTATCCACAGAGACTTAAAGCCATCTAATTTGTTAATAAATCATAGAGGAGAAGTCAAAATTACTGACTTCGGTGTGAGTGCAATAATGACAAGCACCTCAGGACAAGCAAACACATTTGTTGGCACATACAACTATATGTCT CCTGAGAGAATTATTGGTGACAATTATGGAAGTAAAAGTGACATTTGGAGCCTGGGGCTAGTTTTGCTTGAGTGTGCAACAGGTCATTTCCCATATTCCCCACCTGATCAGGCAGAAGGATGGACTAACTTTTATGAGCTCATGGAACAAATTGTTGAACAACCACCACCTTTTGCACCTTCAGATCGATTTTCTTCTGAATTTTGCTCTTTTATATCTgcatg TGTAAAGAAAGACCCGAATGAAAGAAAGTCAGCTCATGAGCTGCTGGGACTGCCTTTCTTGAACATGTATTGTGATGTGGACCTCGAATCTTACTTCAAGAGTGCAGGATCACCACTTGCAACGCTAGAACTTGTGTG A
- the LOC107907121 gene encoding pre-mRNA cleavage factor Im 25 kDa subunit 1 isoform X2: MGDLHMGVEADAINDSSSDNHSKRVDIYPLSCYYFGSKEAIVFKDETLFDRINRMKSNYAAYGLRTSVEAVILVELFKHPHLLLLQVRNSFFKLPGGRLRPGESDIDGLNRKLSRKLSASEDGNETEWQVGECLGMWWRHDFETLMYPYLPSNAKKPKECTKVFLVRLPESQKFIVPKNLKLLAVPLRQVHENHKVK, from the exons ATGGGAGATCTTCACATGGGAGTAGAAGCAGATGCAATCAACGATAGTAGCAGCGATAATCATAGTAAAAGGGTGGATATTTACCCACTAAGTTGTTACTATTTTGGATCCAAAGAAGCCATTGTTTTCAAGGATGAAACTCTGTTCGATCGTATCAATAGGATGAAATCCAA TTATGCTGCCTATGGATTGAGGACTTCCGTGGAAGCAGTTATTCTG GTTGAGTTGTTCAAGCACCCTCATCTTTTGCTGCTGCAAGTTAGGAATTCCTTCTTTAAGCTTCCTGGTGGCCGTTTGAGGCCTGGTGAATCAG ATATTGATGGACTGAACCGTAAGCTTTCCAGGAAGCTTTCTGCTAGTGAAGATGGCAATGAAACTGAATGGCAG GTGGGTGAATGTCTTGGCATGTGGTGGCGGCATGATTTCGAAACCTTAATGTATCCATACTTGCCATCCAATGCGAAAAAGCCTAAG GAGTGCACCAAAGTCTTCCTTGTGAGGTTGCCGGAGAGTCAAAAATTTATCGTACCCAAAAATCTCAAATTGCTTGCAGTTCCACTGCGCCAGGTTCATGAAAACCACAAG GTTAAGTAA
- the LOC107907121 gene encoding pre-mRNA cleavage factor Im 25 kDa subunit 1 isoform X1 produces MGDLHMGVEADAINDSSSDNHSKRVDIYPLSCYYFGSKEAIVFKDETLFDRINRMKSNYAAYGLRTSVEAVILVELFKHPHLLLLQVRNSFFKLPGGRLRPGESDIDGLNRKLSRKLSASEDGNETEWQVGECLGMWWRHDFETLMYPYLPSNAKKPKECTKVFLVRLPESQKFIVPKNLKLLAVPLRQVHENHKTYGPIISGVPQLLSKFTINIVDI; encoded by the exons ATGGGAGATCTTCACATGGGAGTAGAAGCAGATGCAATCAACGATAGTAGCAGCGATAATCATAGTAAAAGGGTGGATATTTACCCACTAAGTTGTTACTATTTTGGATCCAAAGAAGCCATTGTTTTCAAGGATGAAACTCTGTTCGATCGTATCAATAGGATGAAATCCAA TTATGCTGCCTATGGATTGAGGACTTCCGTGGAAGCAGTTATTCTG GTTGAGTTGTTCAAGCACCCTCATCTTTTGCTGCTGCAAGTTAGGAATTCCTTCTTTAAGCTTCCTGGTGGCCGTTTGAGGCCTGGTGAATCAG ATATTGATGGACTGAACCGTAAGCTTTCCAGGAAGCTTTCTGCTAGTGAAGATGGCAATGAAACTGAATGGCAG GTGGGTGAATGTCTTGGCATGTGGTGGCGGCATGATTTCGAAACCTTAATGTATCCATACTTGCCATCCAATGCGAAAAAGCCTAAG GAGTGCACCAAAGTCTTCCTTGTGAGGTTGCCGGAGAGTCAAAAATTTATCGTACCCAAAAATCTCAAATTGCTTGCAGTTCCACTGCGCCAGGTTCATGAAAACCACAAG aCATATGGACCGATAATATCGGGAGTGCCACAGTTGCTATCCAAGTTCACCATCAACATTGTTGACATTTAG